A genomic window from Candidatus Poribacteria bacterium includes:
- a CDS encoding Uma2 family endonuclease — MEEGNPRKSVSPDVFVAFGVSKKRRRTYKIWEEGQAPDFVLEVASPSTYRHDLTRKKDLYASVLGVREYYIYDPYHEVNPYFLGYRLVDGIYQEIEIVNGRMPSVVLGLELGEREGVFGLYDPTRSVWLQPLEQQVKQEVEARQRAEAELAKALAALKRLQEDTDV; from the coding sequence ATGGAAGAAGGCAACCCAAGGAAATCGGTTTCTCCAGATGTGTTCGTCGCCTTCGGGGTCAGTAAAAAACGGCGACGCACCTATAAAATATGGGAAGAAGGACAGGCTCCCGATTTTGTGTTGGAAGTCGCGAGTCCAAGCACATACAGGCACGATCTAACACGTAAAAAGGACCTGTATGCGTCGGTTCTCGGTGTCCGCGAGTATTATATCTACGATCCGTATCACGAAGTCAATCCCTATTTCCTCGGATACCGTCTTGTAGACGGGATATACCAAGAGATAGAAATTGTGAATGGTCGTATGCCATCGGTTGTTTTGGGTTTGGAATTAGGTGAGCGTGAGGGTGTTTTCGGACTCTATGATCCGACGCGTTCAGTTTGGTTGCAACCACTGGAACAACAAGTTAAACAAGAAGTGGAGGCACGACAACGCGCTGAAGCAGAACTCGCTAAGGCTTTAGCTGCGCTTAAA